The Anastrepha ludens isolate Willacy chromosome 2, idAnaLude1.1, whole genome shotgun sequence genome contains a region encoding:
- the LOC128871632 gene encoding LOW QUALITY PROTEIN: poly [ADP-ribose] polymerase-like (The sequence of the model RefSeq protein was modified relative to this genomic sequence to represent the inferred CDS: inserted 1 base in 1 codon; substituted 1 base at 1 genomic stop codon), whose amino-acid sequence MDLELPYKTEYAKSGRASCKMCKTSIPQGSLRLAAIVQSAFHDGKQPMWFHEDCFFKKQRPQSVGDIENFENIRFEDQKRLRLKVDKSSAEPVVSSSKKGKKRSATENSALKDFGIEYAKSGRAACRGCEQKILKDQVRIRKTVYDTEVGMKYGGQPLWHHVECFAQLRSELGWSEKGDCLPGFQSLKKDDQSDVLKLLPAIKLEAGLEPKKAKIEQNSKEEEELDKEIEKQSKHIFKLREMAADQMQKQDINSLLEYNNQEPTTGDSEKLLNQLADMLAFGALLPCPQCKGCXLLFSKSGYLCNGQLTEWTKCSNLIKEPERKPCKIPTNLKEKYSFLQKIKNKTGCRIVKYIPPSIAVISKSVQAKTEDESTEPKVKRERPPLYNVKFAYIGPKNGENKIKVRLSKLGGEITTKITEHTAAIFSTSDEVDRMGARMKKAKELGIHVIPTNYLDMVESSSSNVINYISSTTICDWGTDPNLRIVPEVASTNKSKSIYTKSVAKSMTLKIQDGLAVDPESGLQDIAHVYVHKKDKYNVVLGLTDIQRNKNSYYKLQLLESDTKNKYWIFRSCVPGRMFPIEIDYEDEKIVNDTEKLKIPSKLDTSVQSLMKLLFDIDTMKKTMMLFDLDMEKMPLGKLSQKQIKAAYSVLTEIYELIQQNGGKANFIDATNRFYTLIPHSFGVQSPPILDSIEQVEKHRQVLDSLLEIECAFSMLQAESKEEDVNPLDKHYEQLKAKLEPLDKNSEEFKTLETYVRNTHGETHKMYELEIVDIFKVARQGESRRYKPXENRKLLWHGSRLINFAGILSHGLKIAPPEAPVTGYMFGKGIYFADMVSKSANYCCTNSQDSTGLMLLSEVALGDMMECTSAKYVTKLPSNKYSVLGRGRTMPDPKESLIREDGVEIPLGKPKTDTNLKTSLLYNEYIVYDVAQVNIQYLFRMNFKYNF is encoded by the exons ataaaagtTCGGCTGAACCAGTTGTTAGCTCTTCTAAAAAGGGGAAAAAACGATCAGCTACGGAAAATTCTGCACTGAAAGATTTTGGTATCGAGTACGCTAAGTCTGGCAGAGCCGCATGCCGTGGAtgcgaacaaaaaattttaaaggaccAGGTACGCATTCGGAAAACAGTATACGATACGGAAGTTGGAATGAAGTATGGAGGTCAACCATTGTGGCATCATGTAGAATGTTTTGCTCAGCTACGTAGCGAACTTGGCTGGTCTGAAAAGGGCGATTGTCTTCCCGGATTTCAAAGCTTAAAAAAGGATGATCAATCTGATGTCTTAAAGCTTTTACC ggCTATTAAACTCGAAGCTGGGTTGGAGCCCAAGAAGgccaaaattgagcaaaattctaaagaggaagaagaactcgataaggaaatagaaaaacaGTCTAAACATATATTTAAGCTTCGTGAAATGGCAGCAGATCAAATGCAAAAGCAAGACATTAATTCTTTGTTAGAATACAATAATCAAGAACCAACGACCGGAGATTCGGAGAAACTTTTGAATCAACTAGCAGATATGTTGGCGTTTGGAGCTTTGTTGCCTTGTCCTCAGTGCAAGGGATGCTAGTTATTATTTAGCAAGTCTGGCTATTTGTGTAATGGACAATTAACAGAGTGGACAAAATGTTCAAATCTTATAAAAGAGCCAGAACGTAAGCCTtgtaaaataccaacaaatttgaAGGAGAAATATagctttttacaaaaaatcaaaaacaagacGGGTTGTCGGATTGTTAAATATATCCCCCCCAGTATCGCAGTTATTTCCAAAAGTGTGCAGGCAAAAACTGAAGATGAGTCAACTGA aCCTAAAGTTAAACGCGAACGGCCACCTCTTTACAATGTGAAGTTTGCTTATATTGGTCCGAAAAAtggcgaaaataaaataaaggtgCGTTTGAGTAAACTAGGTGgggaaattacaacaaaaataactgaACATACTgcggcaatattttcaacaagcgATGAGGTAGACCGTATGGGAGCTCGaatgaaaaaagcaaaagagCTTGGTATTCATGTGATACCTACAAATTACTTGGATATGGTAGAAAGTAGCTCTTCAAACgtaattaattatataagcAGTACGACTATTTGTGATTGGGGCACTGATCCCAACTTGCGTATTGTGCCAGAGGTCGCAAgtacaaataaatcaaaaagtatTTATACCAAATCAGTCGCAAAATCAATGACGTTGAAAATCCAAGATGGATTGGCTGTGGACCCAGAAAGCGGGCTGCAAGACATCGCCCATGTTTATGTGCATAAAAAGGACAAATATAATGTTGTTCTCGGCTTAACAGATATTCAACGCAATAAAAATTCTTACTACAAACTACAGCTTTTGGAGAGCGACACTAAAAACAA GTACTGGATTTTCCGTTCTTGC GTTCCTGGTCGAATGTTCCCAATCGAAATCGATTATGAGGACGAGAAGATAGTTAATGACACGGAAAAACTCAAAATTCCATCAAAACTAGACACATCGGTTCAAAGTTTAATGAAACTATTGTTTGACATTGACACTATGAAAAAAACAATGATGTTATTTGATTTGGATATGGAAAAAATGCCATTAGGCAAACTAAGTCAGAAGCAAATTAAAGCAGCATACAGTGTGCTCACTGAAATTTATGAGCTCATACAGCAGAATGGGGGTAAAGCCAACTTTATTGATGCTACTAATCGATTTTATACTTTAATCCCACATAGTTTTGGGGTTCAAAGTCCCCCAATTTTGGATTCCATTGAGCAAGTTGAGAAGCATCGCCAAGTCCTTGATTCtcttttggaaattgaatgtgcTTTTAGCATGTTACAAGCTGAAAGTAAGGAAGAAGACGTAAATCCACTGGATAAACATTATGAGCAACTAAAGGCAAAACTTGAACCTCTAGATAAAAATAGTGAAGAATTCAAGACACTTGAAACTTACGTCCGAAACACCCACGGAGAAACACATAAAATGTATGAGCTGGAAATCGTTGACATATTTAAAGTAGCACGTCAGGGCGAATCGCGACGTTATAAAC AAGAAAACCGGAAACTTCTTTGGCACGGATCTCGACTTATAAATTTTGCTGGTATTTTGTCACATGGCTTGAAAATTGCACCACCCGAGGCTCCCGTCACAGGTTATATGTTTGGAAAGGGAATATACTTCGCAGATATGGTCTCGAAATCTGCAAATTACTGTTGCACTAATTCTCAAGATTCCACAGGTCTAATGCTTTTATCAGAAGTAGCTCTTGGCGATATGATGGAATGCACCTCTGCAAAATACGTTACCAAATTACCATCAAACAAATACAGTGTTTTAGGTCGTGGGCGCACCATGCCTGATCCGAAAGAGTCGCTTATACGAGAGGATGGGGTGGAGATACCACTTGgtaaaccaaaaactgatacaaatttaaaaacttctCTTCTATACAACGAATACATTGTATACGATGTTGCCCAAGTAAATATCCAGTATCTTTTCCGTATGAACTTTAAATACAACTTCTGA